One segment of Rubripirellula amarantea DNA contains the following:
- a CDS encoding SAM-dependent methyltransferase — protein sequence MGHPFSAQTQINSIKKMLTSVAGPLNLNVSIELWNGDLVPLGQETDGKYIIKLSGPGVVGSLMRKPTLETLVRLYATGHIEFIGGDLIDFSEALKTDRANRHKLKEISKAAMAMHSLPFMFAKTDIPEIGHGYDDDMVGRAEAKRKNKDYIQFHYDVGNDFYKLFLGKEMAYTCGYFTDWNNTLDQAQHDKFDMICRKLRLEPGDRMLDIGCGWGGLIFHAAQHYGAKAHGITLSQQQHDFAKEKIEQLGLQDQVSVEICDYADHQGSYDKISSIGMSEHIGVANYPRYFDKINSMLRDRGVMLNHAIARRAKKSQRLAKRIRPERKFLLKYIFPGSELTPVGMTTDFMENSGFEVHDVESWREHYALTTRFWCKNLSANKEEAIRLVGLERYNLWVAYLAGASGGFSAGSIKLYQVVATKRAAKGLSGMPPTREHLYRAA from the coding sequence ATGGGACACCCTTTTTCAGCCCAAACGCAAATTAACTCAATCAAGAAGATGCTCACCAGTGTGGCCGGGCCTCTGAACTTGAACGTATCCATCGAACTGTGGAATGGTGACCTGGTTCCACTGGGCCAAGAGACCGATGGCAAGTACATCATCAAATTGTCCGGTCCGGGCGTTGTTGGGTCGTTGATGCGAAAGCCAACCCTTGAAACTCTCGTGCGATTGTATGCGACTGGTCACATCGAATTCATCGGTGGTGACCTGATTGATTTTTCCGAGGCATTGAAAACCGATCGAGCGAACCGCCACAAGCTGAAAGAAATCAGCAAGGCTGCGATGGCGATGCACTCTCTTCCATTCATGTTTGCCAAAACCGACATCCCCGAAATTGGCCACGGGTATGACGACGACATGGTGGGACGCGCCGAAGCGAAACGCAAAAACAAGGACTACATCCAGTTTCATTACGACGTCGGAAACGATTTCTACAAGCTGTTTCTTGGCAAGGAGATGGCCTACACCTGCGGTTACTTCACCGACTGGAACAACACACTCGACCAAGCCCAGCACGATAAGTTCGATATGATTTGCCGCAAGCTTCGGCTGGAGCCCGGCGATCGAATGCTCGATATCGGTTGCGGTTGGGGCGGATTGATCTTTCACGCCGCGCAGCACTACGGTGCCAAGGCTCACGGCATCACGTTGTCGCAGCAACAACACGACTTTGCAAAAGAAAAGATTGAACAGCTTGGCCTTCAAGACCAAGTCAGCGTCGAGATTTGCGACTACGCTGACCATCAAGGCAGCTACGACAAGATCTCGAGCATTGGCATGTCCGAACACATCGGCGTCGCCAACTATCCACGATACTTCGATAAGATCAACTCGATGCTGCGTGACCGCGGCGTGATGCTTAATCACGCCATCGCGCGGCGAGCTAAAAAGTCACAACGTCTTGCAAAGCGCATTCGTCCCGAGCGCAAGTTCTTGCTCAAGTACATTTTTCCTGGATCGGAATTGACGCCCGTCGGCATGACCACCGACTTCATGGAGAATAGTGGCTTCGAGGTGCACGACGTTGAATCGTGGCGTGAACACTACGCTTTGACTACGCGTTTCTGGTGCAAGAACTTGTCCGCGAATAAAGAAGAAGCGATTCGTTTGGTTGGCCTTGAACGGTACAACTTGTGGGTTGCCTATCTTGCAGGCGCATCAGGCGGTTTTAGTGCCGGATCAATCAAGCTCTACCAAGTCGTGGCCACCAAGCGTGCCGCTAAAGGTCTGTCCGGAATGCCACCCACCCGCGAACACCTCTACCGCGCTGCTTAG
- the phoU gene encoding phosphate signaling complex protein PhoU has protein sequence MTRHLDRELYLLRGDLVDQFGVVEQMIQLAVRSLVERRADLADRVIATDEQVDENDIRIEEECLKLLALHQPVATDMRWLISVVKVNAALERMADLACNIAERSKSLDLFPLFPVPDEVNEMVSATTSMVKMSLDAFVERDAQKARTAIKADEYVDRLNRMVIDQLHHVMKDDSQMIEPGIHCFSASRHLERIADLAESVAEDVIYLVEGEIVRHQHDNYLDTP, from the coding sequence ATGACACGACACCTCGACCGCGAACTGTATCTTCTTCGAGGCGACTTGGTAGATCAATTTGGAGTCGTCGAACAGATGATTCAATTGGCGGTTCGTTCGCTCGTAGAACGTCGAGCCGACTTGGCCGATCGCGTGATCGCGACCGACGAACAGGTTGACGAGAACGACATTCGCATCGAGGAAGAATGCCTGAAGTTGCTTGCCTTGCACCAACCGGTGGCCACTGACATGCGTTGGCTCATCTCGGTCGTGAAGGTCAACGCGGCGCTTGAACGAATGGCAGACCTAGCATGCAATATTGCTGAACGAAGCAAGTCTCTCGATCTGTTTCCGCTGTTCCCCGTTCCCGACGAAGTTAACGAAATGGTGTCGGCAACGACATCGATGGTCAAAATGTCGCTTGACGCGTTCGTCGAACGAGATGCCCAGAAAGCTCGTACGGCAATTAAGGCAGACGAATACGTTGACCGACTCAATCGAATGGTGATTGATCAATTGCATCATGTCATGAAAGATGACTCGCAAATGATCGAACCTGGCATTCATTGCTTCAGCGCCTCGCGACACCTCGAACGCATCGCTGACTTGGCTGAAAGCGTCGCCGAGGACGTGATCTATCTTGTCGAAGGCGAGATCGTTCGTCACCAACACGACAATTACCTCGACACGCCGTAG
- the pstB gene encoding phosphate ABC transporter ATP-binding protein PstB yields the protein MKSVTTELPSVASTPTIKSSDRTVPGTKPSEISLSIQNLNAWYGDFQALHGISLDIPKNEVTAFIGPSGCGKSTLLRWCNRMNDTIVSAKATGNLQMNDINLLDKSIDVVDLRRRVGIVFQKANPFPKTIFENVAFGPKLHMKLNRSEMEDLIEWSLRKAALWDEVKDRLHKPALGLSGGQQQRLCIARAIAVGPELLLMDEPCSALDPASTLAIEDLMEELREQYTIVIVTHNMQQASRCSDKTAFFFEGRVIEFGQTELVFTKPKNQQTEDYVRGRFG from the coding sequence ATGAAATCAGTGACCACGGAACTTCCATCAGTGGCGTCCACTCCGACTATCAAGTCTTCTGACCGGACTGTGCCCGGCACGAAGCCCAGCGAGATCTCGCTGTCTATTCAAAATCTCAACGCATGGTACGGCGACTTCCAGGCGCTGCACGGTATCAGTCTTGATATCCCGAAGAACGAGGTTACCGCGTTCATCGGTCCTAGCGGTTGTGGCAAAAGCACACTGCTGCGTTGGTGCAATCGCATGAACGATACGATTGTGAGTGCGAAAGCGACCGGCAATCTCCAGATGAACGACATCAATCTGCTGGATAAGTCGATCGATGTTGTTGATCTTCGCCGACGTGTCGGAATCGTATTTCAAAAAGCAAATCCGTTCCCCAAGACCATCTTTGAAAACGTCGCGTTCGGCCCCAAGCTGCACATGAAGCTGAACCGTTCGGAAATGGAAGATTTAATCGAATGGTCGCTTCGCAAAGCAGCGCTTTGGGACGAAGTGAAAGATCGCCTGCACAAACCAGCATTGGGACTTTCCGGCGGACAACAACAACGCCTCTGCATCGCTCGCGCGATCGCCGTCGGCCCAGAATTGCTGTTGATGGATGAACCCTGCAGTGCTTTGGATCCTGCGTCCACGCTTGCGATTGAAGACTTGATGGAAGAATTGCGAGAGCAGTACACCATCGTCATCGTTACCCACAACATGCAGCAAGCTTCGCGTTGCAGCGACAAGACCGCGTTCTTCTTTGAAGGCCGCGTGATCGAGTTCGGACAAACCGAGCTGGTATTCACCAAACCCAAGAATCAACAAACTGAAGACTACGTTCGCGGTCGCTTCGGCTGA
- a CDS encoding PstA family ABC transporter permease, translating to MSHSDQPERDPNEMPSHRIEGAADDSGTSTASSSSSSSGSGNQYTLRDSRGRQFKEKAFRWICVATATVSVAVLGWLLTSILTQGIPALTPELLTNAPEPDPSQAGIRPALFGTIWVCALCGLMTLPIGIATAILLEEFKPKSKFAAWIYDVIQLNISNLAGVPSVVYGILGLTAFVSMFGLFDTSATENYQGLEMGVKYYDQFFSEGDRSILLPVPDVSAEITQPSSGMNAYMFAQDADGNSLIDYSKLVPTKINVISYDDEYPEDESVLESTIFEDAQAGRVSQKRWYYFRLPFGRGVLAGAMTLMLVILPVIIISSQESLRAVPSSLRDGARGMGATPWQVVRTVTLPAAIPGIMTGSILAMSRAIGETAPILIIAGIVYIRNAPQHLMDDFTVMPLQIYNWTSRPQEEFHHIAAGGIIVLLAILLSFNGIAVFIRQRVQKPLS from the coding sequence ATGAGCCACTCTGATCAACCTGAACGCGACCCCAACGAAATGCCCAGTCATCGTATCGAAGGTGCTGCCGATGATAGCGGCACGTCTACAGCTTCGAGTTCATCTTCGAGTTCCGGCAGTGGCAATCAATACACGCTTCGCGATAGTCGCGGACGCCAGTTCAAAGAGAAAGCGTTTCGTTGGATTTGCGTGGCTACCGCAACTGTGTCAGTCGCCGTACTTGGCTGGCTATTGACGTCGATCTTAACGCAAGGCATTCCAGCACTAACGCCGGAACTGCTAACGAATGCTCCTGAACCTGATCCGAGCCAAGCTGGTATTCGGCCGGCACTTTTTGGAACCATTTGGGTTTGCGCCTTGTGTGGGTTGATGACGCTTCCAATCGGAATTGCCACCGCCATCTTGCTCGAAGAATTCAAACCCAAGAGCAAGTTTGCTGCTTGGATTTACGATGTGATCCAACTCAACATCAGCAATCTTGCCGGTGTCCCGAGTGTCGTTTACGGCATCTTGGGTCTAACCGCGTTCGTGTCCATGTTCGGTCTGTTCGACACATCGGCAACCGAGAACTACCAGGGGCTTGAAATGGGCGTGAAGTATTACGACCAATTCTTTAGCGAAGGCGACCGGTCGATATTGTTGCCAGTGCCAGACGTGAGCGCGGAGATCACCCAACCGTCATCGGGCATGAATGCTTACATGTTTGCTCAAGACGCCGACGGCAATTCGCTGATCGACTATAGCAAGCTTGTGCCGACAAAGATCAACGTGATCAGCTACGACGATGAGTACCCCGAAGACGAGTCAGTGTTGGAAAGCACGATCTTTGAAGACGCACAGGCTGGCCGAGTCAGCCAGAAACGTTGGTACTACTTTCGGCTTCCGTTTGGCCGAGGCGTCTTAGCCGGCGCAATGACATTGATGCTGGTCATCCTGCCCGTGATCATCATCAGCTCGCAAGAATCACTAAGGGCCGTCCCAAGCTCCCTTCGCGATGGTGCTCGCGGGATGGGGGCAACTCCGTGGCAAGTGGTTCGAACGGTCACCTTACCAGCGGCGATTCCAGGAATCATGACCGGCTCTATCCTTGCGATGAGTCGTGCCATCGGCGAAACCGCACCCATTTTGATCATTGCCGGAATTGTCTATATCCGTAACGCTCCGCAGCATTTGATGGACGATTTCACTGTCATGCCGCTGCAGATCTACAACTGGACCAGCCGCCCCCAAGAAGAGTTTCACCACATCGCTGCGGGGGGGATCATCGTCCTGCTGGCGATCCTACTTTCGTTCAACGGCATCGCCGTATTTATTCGTCAAAGAGTGCAAAAACCCCTTAGTTAG
- the pstC gene encoding phosphate ABC transporter permease subunit PstC: protein MMASADNTLDLDQRVRALHASDRKSLVGVRIREFGVYVVLFLCGVFSLLITVAILGVLVTETINFFRADEVTIANFLGSTQWTPLLGNQKSFGIWALISGTMSVMVIAMCIALPLGLITAVYLSEYAPPRVRGVLKPVLEVLAGVPTVVYGFFALMVITPTLQWFHSGFGVFNATSGGIAVGILCLPTVCSLAEDALQAVPRSLRDGVYGMGGTRFDATVKVIIPAALSGIISAFLLAIARAIGETMIVAIACGSRPQVTLDPRDEIQTMTGFMVQMAGGDVSNFGTEYYSMYAVAFTLFIITLSLTMVGNVVRKRYREAYE, encoded by the coding sequence ATGATGGCTTCCGCCGATAACACGCTCGACCTTGACCAACGCGTTCGAGCATTGCACGCCTCGGATCGCAAGTCACTTGTTGGCGTTCGCATCCGTGAATTTGGCGTGTACGTCGTCTTGTTTTTGTGTGGCGTTTTTTCGCTCTTGATCACCGTTGCGATCCTGGGCGTGCTCGTCACCGAAACGATCAACTTCTTTCGTGCCGATGAAGTCACGATCGCCAACTTCTTGGGTTCGACTCAGTGGACTCCACTGCTCGGTAACCAAAAGAGTTTTGGAATCTGGGCGTTAATCAGTGGCACGATGTCGGTGATGGTGATCGCGATGTGCATCGCTCTGCCGCTAGGTTTGATCACGGCGGTGTATTTAAGCGAATATGCTCCGCCGCGTGTGCGAGGCGTGCTTAAACCCGTCCTGGAAGTTTTGGCCGGCGTGCCGACGGTGGTTTACGGGTTTTTCGCGTTGATGGTGATCACCCCGACGCTGCAATGGTTCCATAGCGGCTTCGGTGTTTTCAACGCAACCAGCGGTGGAATAGCAGTGGGCATCCTTTGCTTGCCAACCGTTTGTTCACTCGCCGAAGACGCCTTGCAGGCTGTCCCCCGATCGCTGCGGGACGGAGTGTACGGGATGGGAGGAACTCGTTTTGACGCTACGGTCAAAGTCATTATTCCGGCGGCCCTAAGCGGCATCATCAGTGCCTTTCTGCTGGCGATTGCGAGAGCGATCGGCGAGACCATGATCGTCGCCATTGCTTGCGGTTCACGCCCACAAGTGACTCTTGATCCGCGAGATGAAATTCAAACCATGACCGGCTTCATGGTCCAAATGGCGGGCGGCGATGTATCGAACTTTGGCACCGAGTATTACTCGATGTACGCCGTTGCTTTCACCCTGTTCATCATCACGCTGTCCTTGACCATGGTTGGCAACGTGGTTCGCAAACGATACCGCGAGGCATACGAATGA
- a CDS encoding PstS family phosphate ABC transporter substrate-binding protein, translating to MYRIFGTTALLLATLTFVGCEPTATPSVDTSTDLGTSTADSSSSNTTATAQMPAANGEAPSATVAAGDGKVNTELQGKIEIDGSSTVFPISEAAANQFGKRFPNVNVTVGVSGTGGGFKRFTKGETDISDASRPIKGGEFDAAKASGVSFVEIPVAYDGLTIVVHKDNDWVDHLTVDEIKKIFNAEPAAKSWSAVRDGWPDKEIKIFAPGTDSGTFDYFMEVVAGKSGSLRSDMSTSEDDNVLVTGVSGSPSAIGFFGVAYYEENKDKLKAVPVVNPELGEPIAPTSETIESGDYAPFSRPLFIYVNVKSLSRPEVKRFVTYYVENAPAMAQQTGYVALPADVYQTALKNARARKAGTHYLTAEGDKREGPVTKVFQASNLNTGK from the coding sequence ATGTACCGAATTTTCGGCACCACAGCCTTACTCCTGGCCACCCTGACCTTCGTTGGTTGCGAACCAACGGCGACACCGTCCGTCGATACCTCGACCGACCTTGGCACATCGACGGCCGATAGTTCGTCAAGCAACACCACCGCTACGGCACAAATGCCCGCCGCCAACGGCGAAGCTCCTTCGGCGACCGTCGCAGCCGGCGATGGCAAGGTAAACACGGAACTGCAAGGTAAAATCGAAATCGACGGCAGTAGCACCGTGTTCCCAATCAGCGAAGCCGCGGCCAACCAGTTTGGCAAAAGGTTTCCCAACGTGAACGTTACCGTCGGTGTCTCGGGTACCGGTGGTGGATTCAAACGATTCACCAAAGGCGAAACCGATATCTCCGATGCATCCCGACCAATCAAGGGCGGAGAGTTCGATGCCGCCAAAGCTTCGGGAGTCAGCTTTGTTGAAATTCCAGTCGCTTACGATGGTCTGACTATCGTCGTCCACAAGGACAACGACTGGGTCGATCATTTGACTGTCGATGAAATTAAGAAGATCTTCAACGCTGAACCTGCTGCCAAATCTTGGTCCGCTGTTCGTGATGGATGGCCCGACAAAGAAATCAAAATCTTCGCACCGGGCACCGACTCGGGAACGTTCGATTACTTCATGGAAGTGGTTGCCGGTAAAAGTGGATCGCTTCGATCTGACATGAGCACCAGCGAAGACGACAATGTCTTGGTAACGGGTGTTTCAGGTTCACCATCGGCAATCGGTTTCTTTGGCGTCGCCTACTACGAAGAGAACAAAGATAAGCTGAAGGCTGTGCCAGTGGTCAACCCAGAACTTGGCGAGCCTATTGCACCGACTAGCGAAACAATCGAAAGCGGTGACTACGCTCCGTTCAGCCGCCCGTTGTTCATCTACGTCAACGTAAAATCGCTGTCGCGTCCAGAAGTCAAGCGTTTCGTGACCTACTATGTCGAGAACGCTCCCGCGATGGCTCAGCAAACTGGGTATGTGGCATTGCCAGCGGACGTTTACCAGACCGCTTTGAAGAACGCCCGCGCACGAAAAGCTGGCACTCACTACCTAACCGCTGAAGGTGACAAGCGAGAAGGCCCGGTGACGAAAGTCTTCCAAGCTTCGAACCTGAACACCGGAAAGTAG
- the ygfZ gene encoding CAF17-like 4Fe-4S cluster assembly/insertion protein YgfZ, whose protein sequence is MSNRNHHVVYPLNHFTVLDIVGKDAAAIVHNVTTNEIKSLKAGESGNPGEGRETFITDVRGKTIGHGYVIRHDFGFRFLGAGDQAETLAAHLDKYTIREDAVPRAMTDSYQSLILPGGIDPKVVEGLVAGHSVVLYSTTILGPGTLWCLVPAEGYEKVCGWLAQKDIELADENHFHQARVAAAFPWYFVDLDEKNLPQELDRDDLAVSFTKGCYLGQETVARLDALGQVQRKLVRWMIADCVPPVGTTLDADGKTVGRLTSVAADGNGSIALGYARRTHFEPHSTAEGRDETSGRTFTATVT, encoded by the coding sequence ATGAGCAATCGGAATCACCACGTCGTCTACCCACTGAACCACTTCACCGTGCTGGACATCGTCGGAAAAGACGCTGCCGCGATCGTTCACAACGTCACCACGAACGAAATCAAGTCGCTCAAAGCGGGCGAATCAGGTAATCCGGGCGAAGGGCGTGAGACATTTATCACGGATGTTCGAGGCAAAACGATCGGCCATGGCTACGTTATCCGTCACGACTTTGGGTTCCGTTTCCTGGGGGCGGGTGACCAAGCCGAAACCCTCGCAGCTCATTTGGACAAATACACGATACGCGAAGACGCCGTGCCTCGCGCGATGACCGATTCGTACCAATCGCTGATTTTACCGGGGGGAATTGATCCCAAGGTGGTCGAAGGCCTCGTTGCAGGGCATTCAGTGGTGCTGTATTCGACAACGATCTTGGGGCCCGGTACGTTGTGGTGCTTAGTCCCCGCCGAGGGGTACGAAAAAGTGTGCGGATGGTTAGCTCAGAAGGACATTGAACTGGCTGACGAAAATCACTTTCACCAGGCTCGTGTTGCGGCCGCGTTTCCATGGTATTTCGTTGATTTAGACGAAAAGAATCTTCCCCAGGAACTCGATCGCGACGACTTAGCGGTTTCGTTTACCAAAGGTTGCTATCTCGGCCAGGAAACCGTTGCCCGTTTGGACGCTCTCGGGCAAGTTCAACGGAAACTGGTCCGCTGGATGATCGCTGATTGCGTACCCCCGGTCGGCACGACGCTCGATGCGGACGGCAAGACGGTGGGGCGTTTGACCAGTGTCGCAGCCGATGGAAATGGCTCGATTGCCTTGGGATATGCACGGAGAACACACTTTGAACCTCACTCCACAGCGGAAGGCCGCGACGAAACCAGCGGTCGAACGTTCACCGCTACCGTTACGTAG
- a CDS encoding ECF-type sigma factor, which translates to MKKSPSNENVEFTQLLDLVRQGDEEATTELWEKYFQQLVRIAARRLPANLRRTGDEEDIALSAFQSFIAGIRRDQYPDLSGPDNLWGLLITLTGRKAHAHLRHQTRQKRGGGSIRGESVFMDQGGERRGDGIGGVTGDQHAPDIHVELAEACEGLLSQLADEQLRQIAIMRMDGYLVDEIAEKLTMSKRAVERRLQLIRKLWSEEVDES; encoded by the coding sequence GTGAAAAAGTCACCCTCCAACGAGAACGTCGAGTTCACGCAGTTGCTTGATCTGGTTCGGCAGGGTGACGAAGAAGCCACCACTGAGCTCTGGGAGAAGTACTTCCAACAACTCGTTCGCATCGCAGCACGTCGCTTACCCGCGAACCTGCGTCGCACCGGTGACGAAGAAGACATTGCGTTGTCGGCGTTTCAGAGTTTCATCGCCGGTATTCGACGTGACCAGTATCCCGACCTTAGTGGACCCGACAATCTTTGGGGATTGCTAATCACGCTGACCGGTCGAAAAGCTCACGCGCATTTGCGGCACCAGACGCGCCAGAAACGTGGCGGCGGCAGCATTCGCGGTGAGTCGGTCTTCATGGATCAGGGTGGCGAACGTCGGGGCGATGGTATCGGCGGCGTGACCGGCGACCAACACGCTCCTGATATTCATGTCGAACTCGCTGAAGCATGCGAGGGTTTGCTGAGCCAACTCGCTGATGAACAATTGCGACAAATCGCGATCATGCGGATGGACGGCTACCTTGTCGACGAAATTGCTGAAAAGTTGACAATGAGTAAACGAGCGGTGGAAAGACGTTTGCAGTTGATTCGCAAGTTGTGGTCTGAGGAGGTTGATGAGTCATGA
- a CDS encoding serine/threonine-protein kinase has product MKLYEMSAADLAIVDQLCLDYESQLRQAQERGTNAPSIEQFLDRYESDHGGKHRDELREELQSIYEEVVSSSSSSSTHSTHPPSDQQRSSGTGANGKAVDPDCPNASNNRDFQLPKIGDMLGRYTIQDVLGRGGMGVVYGASDHRLNRRVAIKTLTAEIARREDLTERFEREARAVAAISHPHIVELFDVGCFGGLPYAVMEFLDGVVLEDVLEQGRLPAKEVRRLGSQIADALATAHAAGVIHRDLKPQNIMLVKRGDSDSSIDSIETAKHDTETMMVKLFDFGLSRVPTDEVANDNGQSSQGRDDRTREGMILGTPGYMAPEQALGEPVTLSADIFSLGCILHEAFYGKRAFEGTTKSARIRAVITDVPQSDITRRSDDEPLAELIDQCLQKEASSRPANAMLIAKILRNASDSSIATLSAPRSDRMTRRAVMGLGIAGVAASTVSGLSYFFPADTSLAAIESVAVLSFDDGSSLSSESRPGFLSKPIGVSNLSRGDMLAGLLVHELSQLPNLRVPKFQPLRATTPDEFRELGERLGVEALLTGTIQKGTNGKPFLDLQLISQQTGNQIWGKRVPLVSGESLLSQTRIAAVVAKVVGCELSLTHWHDLTKCEKSFECLIDGELRSEPDSPEGLKRAIMCFQRAHEADPDFAAPLAGLALTSITVAAQLPREEAVETIIQARGYVDQASKIDGRSVEVRLADAMLKWQTREKYEDANRELMELEMKAPQRWQIHHQFGLLQLTLGKDDQAIEHLRQAQLLNPFSISVQADLIRARWFTGDVERALADARRLLQKAPDNKVVRGLLVDIYEQKGDFQSIMGLIPELAASSPEEYFETRPSTLADLPYTPFGDAVNEMIWAARSETLSEDHLADFLDADSRTPMIAFILAKHPALQAARQFERAKEILPHA; this is encoded by the coding sequence ATGAAATTGTATGAAATGAGCGCCGCTGATCTCGCGATTGTTGACCAGTTGTGCCTCGACTACGAATCGCAATTGCGCCAGGCTCAAGAACGAGGAACAAACGCGCCATCGATTGAGCAGTTTCTAGATCGTTACGAAAGCGATCACGGTGGCAAGCACCGTGATGAATTGCGCGAAGAACTGCAATCCATTTACGAAGAAGTGGTATCGTCTTCCTCATCGTCCAGCACCCATTCGACTCACCCGCCAAGCGACCAACAGCGTTCTAGTGGAACAGGAGCCAATGGCAAGGCAGTCGATCCTGATTGTCCCAACGCATCAAACAACCGAGATTTCCAGTTGCCTAAGATCGGCGACATGCTCGGTCGATACACGATTCAAGACGTGCTTGGCCGCGGTGGAATGGGAGTGGTTTATGGTGCCAGCGATCATCGGCTGAATCGACGCGTTGCAATCAAAACGTTGACCGCTGAAATTGCTCGACGCGAAGACCTGACCGAACGTTTTGAACGAGAGGCACGTGCTGTTGCCGCGATCAGCCATCCGCACATCGTTGAACTCTTCGATGTGGGATGCTTCGGTGGACTTCCCTACGCCGTGATGGAATTCCTTGACGGCGTGGTGCTTGAAGACGTACTCGAACAAGGTCGCTTACCCGCCAAGGAAGTTCGTCGGTTGGGGTCGCAAATCGCTGATGCGCTCGCAACCGCGCACGCTGCGGGAGTGATCCATCGCGACTTGAAACCGCAAAACATCATGTTGGTCAAACGTGGTGATTCAGATTCGAGCATCGATTCGATTGAAACGGCAAAGCACGACACCGAAACGATGATGGTCAAGTTGTTTGACTTTGGGCTCTCGCGTGTTCCGACCGATGAAGTAGCCAACGACAATGGTCAGTCCAGCCAAGGTCGCGATGATCGAACTCGCGAAGGCATGATTTTGGGCACCCCCGGTTACATGGCTCCCGAACAAGCGCTCGGTGAACCGGTCACCCTATCGGCAGATATCTTTTCGCTCGGTTGCATTTTACATGAAGCGTTCTATGGCAAGCGTGCCTTTGAAGGCACCACTAAGTCCGCTCGCATTCGAGCCGTCATTACTGACGTGCCCCAATCGGACATCACTCGTCGTTCAGACGATGAACCATTGGCTGAATTGATCGATCAATGTTTGCAAAAGGAAGCGTCTTCGCGACCCGCTAATGCAATGTTGATCGCAAAGATCTTACGCAATGCCTCGGACTCTTCCATCGCAACCCTCTCGGCGCCACGCTCGGATCGAATGACTCGGCGTGCGGTGATGGGGCTTGGCATTGCGGGTGTAGCTGCATCGACCGTTTCCGGTTTGTCTTATTTTTTTCCTGCTGACACGTCGCTAGCCGCGATTGAGTCGGTTGCAGTCCTTTCATTTGATGATGGATCGAGTTTGTCGAGTGAGAGTCGTCCCGGATTTTTGAGCAAGCCGATCGGCGTCAGCAATCTTTCTCGAGGTGACATGTTGGCCGGATTGCTGGTTCATGAACTCTCGCAACTTCCGAACTTGCGAGTTCCGAAGTTTCAGCCGCTTCGCGCGACGACTCCTGACGAGTTTCGTGAGCTGGGCGAACGACTCGGTGTGGAAGCTTTGTTGACCGGCACAATTCAGAAAGGCACCAATGGAAAGCCTTTTCTTGACTTGCAGTTGATCTCGCAACAAACCGGCAATCAGATTTGGGGCAAACGAGTTCCTCTGGTTAGCGGTGAATCGTTGTTGAGCCAAACGCGAATCGCCGCTGTCGTTGCCAAGGTCGTTGGATGCGAACTTTCGTTAACGCATTGGCATGATCTAACGAAGTGCGAGAAATCGTTCGAGTGCTTGATCGATGGCGAATTGCGGTCGGAACCGGATAGCCCCGAGGGGCTCAAACGCGCGATCATGTGTTTCCAACGAGCCCATGAAGCCGACCCTGATTTCGCAGCACCGTTAGCCGGGCTCGCCCTGACCTCGATCACGGTCGCCGCCCAGTTGCCGCGTGAAGAAGCAGTCGAAACGATCATCCAGGCCAGAGGCTACGTTGATCAAGCCAGCAAGATCGATGGACGATCAGTTGAGGTTCGCTTAGCGGACGCGATGCTTAAATGGCAGACCCGCGAGAAATACGAAGACGCAAATCGCGAGCTGATGGAACTTGAAATGAAGGCGCCGCAACGTTGGCAAATTCACCACCAATTCGGATTGCTGCAATTGACTCTTGGCAAGGACGATCAGGCGATCGAGCATCTGCGGCAAGCACAATTGTTGAATCCGTTTTCAATTTCAGTTCAGGCTGATTTGATTCGCGCTCGTTGGTTCACCGGCGATGTTGAACGCGCGCTTGCCGACGCACGGCGTTTGTTGCAAAAGGCACCGGATAACAAAGTCGTCCGTGGCCTGCTGGTGGACATCTATGAGCAAAAAGGTGACTTCCAAAGCATCATGGGATTGATTCCGGAATTGGCGGCATCGTCGCCCGAAGAATATTTCGAGACGCGGCCAAGCACGTTGGCGGACCTGCCGTACACGCCGTTCGGTGACGCGGTGAATGAGATGATTTGGGCGGCTCGCAGTGAAACGTTAAGCGAAGATCACCTCGCTGATTTCTTGGATGCCGATTCTCGCACTCCAATGATCGCGTTTATCCTTGCCAAGCATCCGGCACTTCAGGCGGCTCGACAGTTCGAGCGAGCCAAAGAAATTCTGCCGCACGCTTAG